Proteins co-encoded in one Balneolaceae bacterium genomic window:
- a CDS encoding glycosyltransferase family 61 protein, which translates to MRLLRHIWQVTFGKIFWFFYAPKNIVDKNFTRKLTTEIQKINNYRYKTIRVKNCTTFTNRIDNISFSVHKKLIPEISWQFENGKILNDDLNKLLTGEIQPKSPPKKINGTVLSLLTGGGGNYNYYHWLYDSLPRLKLFDRYLDNHQDIKFLVPDNKLHFQKETLEYLGISTEQQLSSKKYHHIKSDLLLATSHPNPDPDKIPRWITNFLRNKFLHLAETTNQSPYIYISRNDHTNNRQLINENELLDLLNNYGFQSYTLSNLSFKDQVTLFKNARIIIGVHGAGLTNLTFCNSDTSVIELFPGSYQPKMYQSISKNLNLNYRSFTCTVSEHTAKDIKSASLVLNNEHLKNIEKVLLHLI; encoded by the coding sequence ATGCGATTATTACGACATATTTGGCAAGTTACTTTTGGAAAGATTTTTTGGTTCTTTTATGCTCCTAAAAATATTGTCGATAAGAATTTTACCCGGAAATTGACTACGGAGATTCAAAAAATTAATAATTATCGATATAAAACCATCAGGGTAAAAAATTGCACTACTTTTACCAACCGTATTGATAACATCTCATTTAGTGTACACAAAAAGCTTATTCCTGAAATTTCATGGCAATTTGAAAATGGAAAAATACTGAATGATGATCTCAATAAATTATTAACGGGTGAAATTCAACCAAAATCGCCTCCTAAAAAAATAAACGGAACCGTACTGAGCCTGCTGACGGGCGGCGGCGGTAATTACAATTATTATCATTGGTTGTACGATTCTCTGCCAAGACTAAAACTGTTTGATCGATATCTTGACAACCACCAAGATATTAAGTTCCTGGTACCTGACAATAAATTACACTTTCAAAAAGAAACACTGGAATACCTGGGAATTAGTACTGAACAACAATTATCAAGCAAAAAATATCATCATATTAAAAGTGATCTCCTTCTTGCAACCTCTCATCCAAATCCAGATCCAGATAAAATTCCAAGATGGATTACAAACTTTCTTAGAAACAAATTCCTGCATTTGGCTGAAACAACAAATCAATCCCCTTATATTTATATTTCAAGAAACGATCATACAAACAACCGTCAGTTGATTAATGAAAATGAGTTGCTGGATCTCCTTAACAATTATGGATTTCAATCTTACACTTTATCCAATCTTAGTTTTAAAGACCAGGTAACACTTTTTAAAAATGCCCGAATAATTATAGGAGTTCACGGAGCCGGACTTACCAATCTTACATTTTGTAATTCTGATACATCTGTTATAGAACTGTTTCCGGGCTCCTATCAACCAAAAATGTATCAAAGCATTTCCAAAAATTTAAATCTCAATTACAGATCCTTTACTTGTACGGTTTCTGAGCACACTGCTAAAGATATCAAGAGTGCATCCTTAGTTTTAAATAATGAACATTTAAAAAATATTGAAAAAGTTCTGCTTCATCTTATTTAG